One window from the genome of Natrialba magadii ATCC 43099 encodes:
- a CDS encoding geranylgeranyl reductase family protein produces MYDFVVVGVGPAGARFSRRAAEKGFDVLALEKGTVGTPLACSGHVSTDIWEFTGPGAREDLFQNEIYGARFHVGGPNSDEYPFYKREVASNVIDRVGLDRHLAELAREAGADVREEHTVTDVREHHDRVEVDVSGPNGPVTFEAKMVAGCDGPRSRVRGELGLPEPDELLHGVLAFSDEADDQDFVDVHLTAPTFFAWRIPRGDAGVEYGLAAPPGVQVTKHFEELIDGYEIDVSHRCSGAIPIGPPDRVTSRRGFLLGDAAAQTKPFTGGGILYGMTSADHAAREIDPDRPTTLAAYERAWRNDIERDQELGHWLRRAYSLPEPVQHLGLRALSGEIGVHMDRPTSLVSAKHLKTVFSWR; encoded by the coding sequence ATGTACGATTTCGTCGTGGTGGGCGTCGGCCCCGCCGGCGCGCGGTTCTCTCGACGGGCTGCCGAGAAGGGATTCGACGTGCTCGCACTCGAGAAGGGTACCGTCGGCACGCCGCTGGCCTGCTCGGGACACGTCAGCACCGACATCTGGGAGTTCACCGGCCCGGGTGCACGCGAGGACCTCTTCCAGAACGAGATTTACGGTGCGCGATTTCACGTCGGCGGGCCGAACAGCGACGAGTATCCGTTCTACAAGCGCGAGGTGGCCTCGAACGTCATCGACCGCGTCGGCCTGGATCGCCACCTCGCCGAACTCGCGCGCGAGGCTGGCGCGGACGTTCGTGAGGAACACACCGTCACTGACGTCCGTGAGCACCACGACCGCGTCGAGGTCGACGTGAGCGGTCCCAACGGTCCCGTTACGTTCGAGGCGAAGATGGTCGCTGGCTGCGACGGCCCGCGTTCGCGAGTTCGGGGCGAACTCGGCCTTCCCGAACCCGACGAGTTGCTCCACGGGGTGCTCGCGTTTTCTGACGAGGCGGACGACCAGGACTTCGTCGACGTCCACCTCACCGCACCGACGTTCTTCGCGTGGCGCATCCCGCGGGGTGACGCCGGCGTCGAGTACGGCCTCGCCGCACCACCGGGCGTCCAGGTCACGAAGCACTTCGAGGAACTGATCGACGGCTACGAGATCGACGTCTCGCATCGCTGCTCGGGTGCGATTCCGATCGGTCCACCGGATCGCGTCACGAGTCGCCGTGGTTTCCTCCTCGGCGACGCGGCCGCCCAGACCAAGCCCTTCACCGGTGGCGGCATCCTTTACGGCATGACGAGCGCCGACCATGCGGCCCGCGAGATCGATCCCGATCGGCCGACAACGCTCGCCGCCTACGAACGCGCCTGGCGCAACGATATCGAACGCGATCAGGAACTCGGCCACTGGCTCCGCCGGGCGTACTCGCTGCCCGAACCGGTCCAGCACCTCGGACTCCGCGCGCTCTCGGGCGAAATCGGTGTCCACATGGATCGGCCGACGTCACTGGTGTCGGCGAAGCACCTCAAGACGGTCTTCTCCTGGCGCTGA
- a CDS encoding nucleotidyltransferase domain-containing protein, whose product MAVEVRLPLPDEQVFRYAAMDEALEILARNPTEEFSNRELQRLTGYGGPSVSKGLALLEAMGLIVRRDAGNRTLFRIDERRLRDGDDPLLEIPQAEFRDPLKQFVERMDGDVASIAGVLCFGSVARGEADRASDIDVFVLVGENEDPVSARRTVSDIVRDLEAEPVDGDRYEFEVFVESPESARKRGDDLRPILQEGIPLVESETLRRVKRDVFGVDG is encoded by the coding sequence ATGGCCGTCGAAGTACGATTGCCGCTCCCGGACGAGCAGGTCTTTCGGTACGCGGCAATGGATGAAGCACTCGAGATACTCGCCCGCAACCCGACCGAGGAGTTCTCGAACCGGGAGCTACAGCGACTAACCGGATACGGCGGTCCCAGCGTCTCCAAGGGGCTTGCGCTCCTCGAGGCGATGGGGCTCATCGTTAGACGTGACGCCGGGAATCGAACCCTCTTCCGGATCGACGAACGTCGACTCCGAGACGGCGATGACCCGCTTCTCGAAATTCCCCAAGCCGAGTTCCGTGATCCTCTCAAACAATTTGTCGAGCGGATGGATGGCGACGTAGCATCGATCGCGGGAGTCCTCTGTTTTGGAAGCGTGGCGCGGGGGGAGGCTGACCGCGCGAGCGACATCGATGTCTTCGTCCTCGTCGGCGAAAACGAAGACCCGGTTTCTGCGCGACGGACCGTCTCGGACATCGTCCGAGATCTGGAAGCCGAACCGGTCGACGGTGATCGATACGAGTTCGAGGTTTTCGTTGAATCACCCGAGAGCGCCCGCAAGCGCGGCGATGATTTGCGCCCTATTCTGCAAGAGGGAATTCCCCTCGTCGAGAGCGAGACGCTCCGTCGGGTGAAGCGTGATGTCTTCGGGGTAGACGGATGA
- a CDS encoding MATE family efflux transporter, protein MAGRYAGVVAFVASVLERLGIISAERFRPTMDLAWPRIVTGFAIMSKQTADLAMVGLAVGVTGTAGMAYALAYWELVTMLGLGLASGTVSLVSQNYGGEATERASLVVTQSVLLAVVFALPLIAVFLLAAAPLIGLLGSNPEAIEHGSTYLVFVAPAVLFELCNLIASRTYTGVGDTFTEMVARAGGAVLNILLSGLLIFGFDLGVAGAAIGTSLSTGFVTVVLAWGMTGRSYGRLGMEPSPVPISLRGPWFDLSVVRELIEISTPEIGRRLAGGVVVFPLLWIAGSFGPVIVTALEVGRRVRSLINSVNWGLSLAASSLVGQHLGAGDEDEAGAYGASIIRLSTVLYVAIAVLVIAFAEPIASVFVEDAGAIEAAAVFVAVGAVSAIGFGIDGAAAGALLGAGDTRLPFVASLVGRYVFALPVALLGIATPFGVATPLGVVALYLALLLETFVPGGINYALFRRGRWKAVSRRYRPS, encoded by the coding sequence ATGGCAGGGCGATACGCCGGCGTCGTCGCGTTCGTCGCGAGCGTGCTCGAACGCCTCGGAATCATCAGTGCCGAGCGTTTTCGCCCGACGATGGACCTCGCGTGGCCCCGCATCGTCACCGGCTTCGCGATCATGTCGAAACAGACGGCCGACCTGGCGATGGTCGGGCTGGCAGTCGGCGTCACCGGCACCGCCGGAATGGCCTATGCGCTCGCGTACTGGGAACTCGTCACGATGCTCGGACTCGGGCTCGCAAGCGGCACCGTCTCGCTCGTCTCCCAAAACTACGGGGGCGAGGCGACCGAGCGTGCCTCGCTCGTCGTCACCCAGAGCGTCCTGCTTGCCGTCGTCTTCGCGCTCCCGCTCATAGCCGTCTTTCTCCTCGCCGCTGCGCCCCTGATCGGACTACTCGGCTCGAACCCGGAGGCCATCGAGCACGGCAGCACCTACCTCGTCTTCGTCGCGCCCGCTGTCCTGTTCGAACTCTGTAATCTGATCGCCAGCCGGACCTACACCGGCGTCGGCGACACCTTCACCGAGATGGTCGCCCGCGCGGGCGGCGCGGTCCTCAACATCCTCCTGAGCGGCCTGCTGATCTTCGGCTTCGACCTCGGCGTCGCGGGCGCAGCAATCGGGACGAGTCTCTCGACCGGCTTCGTGACGGTCGTCCTCGCCTGGGGAATGACCGGCCGCTCGTACGGCCGACTCGGCATGGAGCCGAGTCCGGTTCCGATCAGCCTGCGTGGACCGTGGTTCGACCTCAGCGTCGTCCGTGAACTCATCGAAATCTCGACGCCCGAAATCGGCCGTCGACTCGCGGGTGGCGTAGTCGTTTTCCCACTCCTCTGGATCGCCGGCAGCTTCGGTCCCGTCATCGTCACTGCACTCGAGGTCGGCCGTCGCGTCCGGAGCCTGATCAACAGCGTGAACTGGGGACTCTCGTTGGCTGCGAGCTCGCTCGTCGGCCAGCACCTCGGTGCAGGCGACGAGGACGAGGCGGGTGCCTACGGCGCGTCGATCATCCGACTCTCTACCGTACTCTACGTCGCGATTGCAGTGCTCGTGATCGCGTTCGCAGAGCCGATCGCGAGCGTGTTCGTCGAGGATGCGGGTGCAATCGAGGCTGCAGCGGTGTTCGTCGCCGTCGGCGCGGTGAGTGCGATCGGCTTTGGCATCGACGGCGCGGCAGCGGGCGCGCTACTCGGTGCGGGCGACACTCGTCTCCCGTTCGTCGCCTCGCTGGTCGGCCGCTACGTCTTCGCGCTGCCAGTGGCACTGCTTGGCATCGCCACTCCATTCGGCGTCGCCACTCCACTTGGCGTCGTCGCGCTCTACCTCGCGCTGTTACTCGAGACGTTCGTTCCGGGCGGAATCAACTACGCGCTGTTCAGGCGCGGGCGCTGGAAGGCCGTGAGTCGGCGGTACCGGCCGTCGTGA